ATTTGAACCAAAATAAATTTGTTCTATCATGGTAAACTATGATGCTTGTCATAGTTCGAGGTTGAACATGGAAATAATCTTCATTTATGGTTGGCGACACCGATGAAAGCTCAAACAGGTGTGGTGATTCTGGCGGGAGGAAGGTCAGAACGCATGAAGTATCCAAAGTGCTATCTGCAAATTCGCGGGCAAACCTTTGCCGAAGCCATTGCCACAGCGTATGCCGATGCCGGGTTTCCGGCCGTGGGTCTTGTTATTCGAAGAGAATACACGTCAGGAGAGTGGGAACAGCACTTTCAGACAGTCATGACGAGACTTGCCTTTGCGCATATCCTTGATACTGATGCCGGGAGGTTCTACTCTGTACGGTCAGGTTTGACCACTTTTGCAGATGCTGACTTTTGCTTTATTCATAACGTTGATAATCCGGTGATCAGCACAACAACAATTCAGACGTTGTGGCAAAATCGAGCCATGAACGGATACACAGAGTGTAGGCACAAGGGAAGAGGCGGACATCCGATCCTGCTTTCCAGACCAGTAATTCACCGTATTATTGAAATGAAGCAGACGGAGTGTAACCTGCGTGATGTGTTAAGGGGCTTTGCCAAAAACACAGTTAACGTTGATTCTGCTGATGTCCTGCGGAATATCAATACAGCCGATGATTACCGGCACCTGGTGGACAGTTACAACCCTTAACAATTGCTTCTGAGGACGAAGTTTAGGTGGATTCGATTTACAAGTACGTACACGATGCACAAACTGGCCAAAGGAAGGCAGCGCTCTGTACTGTAGTTAAAACCAGCGGCAGCACACCACGTAAGGTAGGGGCAAAGATGATCGTGTATGCCGATGGACGCATTCGAGGTACCATCGGTGGTGG
This is a stretch of genomic DNA from Ignavibacteria bacterium. It encodes these proteins:
- a CDS encoding NTP transferase domain-containing protein; its protein translation is MKAQTGVVILAGGRSERMKYPKCYLQIRGQTFAEAIATAYADAGFPAVGLVIRREYTSGEWEQHFQTVMTRLAFAHILDTDAGRFYSVRSGLTTFADADFCFIHNVDNPVISTTTIQTLWQNRAMNGYTECRHKGRGGHPILLSRPVIHRIIEMKQTECNLRDVLRGFAKNTVNVDSADVLRNINTADDYRHLVDSYNP